A single Thermaerobacter sp. FW80 DNA region contains:
- a CDS encoding ferredoxin family protein, whose amino-acid sequence MSIQDKLYLDRFNADKQSHLFIIDPDVCLTKCPEQYCTKFCPAHVYEWDPEAQKILVGYEGCVECGTCRIGCPFRNIKWLNPRGGYGVQYRQG is encoded by the coding sequence ATGAGCATCCAGGACAAACTCTACCTGGACCGGTTCAACGCCGACAAGCAGTCGCACCTGTTCATCATCGACCCGGACGTGTGCCTGACCAAGTGCCCGGAGCAGTACTGCACCAAGTTCTGCCCGGCCCACGTCTACGAGTGGGATCCCGAGGCCCAGAAGATCCTGGTGGGGTACGAGGGCTGCGTCGAGTGCGGCACCTGCCGCATCGGCTGCCCCTTCCGCAACATCAAGTGGCTCAACCCGCGGGGCGGCTACGGCGTGCAGTACCGCCAGGGCTGA
- a CDS encoding FAD-dependent oxidoreductase: MAERFDVVIVGAGPAGLSAGLVLARGGANVLILERGEYPGSKNVMGGVLYRHQLDELLPGFWREAPIERTIVEQNYWLLTPDAAVTFGYRTPRWADDPPNNFTVLRAKFDPWFAKKVEEAGATLITRTTVVDLIHDDRGRVVGVVAGRPEGEVYADVVILAEGVNNLLTQKAGLHDDWAMDEAALAVKEVIELPREKIEDRFGLEPGQGATVEMLGDATAGMLGMAFLYTNKESLSFGVGVLVKHLVYSGMNPNDLLERLKQHPKVRKLIEGGKVIEYSAKLIPEGGYKAIPRLFKDGLMVVGDAAGLTNAIHREGSNLAMTSGRIAGEVALEALAEGDTSSRVLCRYQQRLEETYVLKDLRKYNHANEFFDANPQFLRDYPELLSQVMREFFTVDSTPKWDKQAKIVRMVRQQRPLWRIAYDLYAMWRAIG, translated from the coding sequence GTGGCAGAGCGCTTCGACGTGGTGATCGTCGGCGCCGGTCCGGCGGGCCTGTCGGCCGGCCTGGTCCTGGCCCGGGGCGGCGCCAACGTGCTGATCCTGGAGCGGGGGGAGTACCCCGGCTCCAAGAACGTGATGGGCGGCGTGCTCTACCGGCACCAGCTGGACGAGCTGCTGCCGGGATTCTGGCGCGAGGCGCCCATCGAGCGCACCATCGTGGAGCAGAACTACTGGCTGCTCACGCCGGACGCGGCGGTCACCTTCGGCTACCGCACGCCGCGCTGGGCCGACGACCCGCCCAACAACTTCACGGTGCTGCGGGCCAAGTTCGACCCCTGGTTCGCGAAGAAGGTGGAAGAGGCCGGGGCGACCCTGATCACCCGGACCACGGTGGTCGACCTGATCCACGACGACCGCGGCCGTGTGGTCGGGGTGGTGGCGGGCCGGCCCGAGGGCGAGGTCTACGCCGACGTGGTCATCCTGGCCGAGGGGGTCAACAACCTGCTGACCCAGAAGGCGGGGCTCCACGATGACTGGGCGATGGACGAGGCGGCCCTGGCGGTCAAGGAGGTCATCGAGCTGCCGCGGGAGAAGATCGAGGACCGCTTCGGCCTGGAGCCCGGTCAGGGTGCCACGGTGGAGATGCTGGGCGACGCCACCGCCGGCATGCTGGGGATGGCGTTCCTGTACACCAACAAGGAGTCGCTCTCCTTCGGGGTCGGGGTGCTGGTCAAGCACCTGGTCTACAGCGGCATGAACCCCAACGACCTGTTGGAGCGGCTCAAGCAGCACCCCAAGGTGCGCAAGCTGATCGAGGGCGGCAAGGTGATCGAGTACTCCGCCAAGCTGATCCCCGAGGGCGGCTACAAGGCGATCCCGCGCCTGTTCAAGGACGGGTTGATGGTGGTGGGCGACGCCGCCGGCCTGACCAACGCGATCCACCGCGAGGGCTCGAACCTGGCGATGACCTCGGGGCGCATCGCCGGCGAGGTCGCCCTGGAGGCCCTGGCGGAGGGCGACACCTCGAGCCGGGTGCTGTGTCGCTACCAGCAGCGGCTCGAGGAGACGTACGTGCTCAAGGACCTGCGGAAGTACAACCACGCCAACGAGTTCTTCGACGCCAACCCCCAGTTCCTGCGGGACTATCCCGAGCTGTTGAGCCAGGTGATGCGCGAGTTCTTCACCGTCGACAGCACGCCGAAGTGGGACAAGCAGGCGAAGATCGTCCGGATGGTGCGCCAGCAGCGGCCGCTCTGGCGCATCGCCTACGACCTGTACGCCATGTGGAGGGCGATCGGATGA
- a CDS encoding electron transfer flavoprotein subunit alpha/FixB family protein — protein sequence MSEGAMAKQAPAAAPAAGGRGGAAGAAPAAAQRRSAAARGPGGTPDLEAYRGVGIFIEQHGGQAAPVAWELAGIGRVLADKLGVELIGFVAGHQVEAVAREAVERGCDRVILMDHPALAVYRNEAYSRVLTPAIRQVKPEIFLLGATSTGRDLAGTIATTLQTGLTADCTQLDVDPETRLLDAIRPAFLEKQLAVILCKKHRPQMATVRPKMMEPAPRQPGRSGEIVRFPVDLDERSLRTQVLGVIDEPDPQAQLERADVVVAGGRGFQDPKNLKLLFDFAEVVGGVVGASRAIVDAGWIGREHQVGQTGLTVRPKVYFAFGISGAIQHTVGMQNAELIVAVNKDPQAPIFKVADFGVVGDLFQILPALQEELARRLDQLADEASASAGAAGGGEAQEGAAAAARAGA from the coding sequence GTGAGCGAGGGAGCCATGGCGAAGCAGGCCCCGGCCGCCGCCCCGGCGGCCGGCGGGCGCGGCGGCGCGGCGGGCGCCGCACCCGCCGCGGCCCAGCGGCGGTCTGCGGCGGCGCGGGGACCCGGCGGGACGCCGGATCTGGAGGCCTACCGGGGCGTCGGGATCTTCATCGAGCAGCACGGCGGCCAGGCGGCGCCCGTCGCCTGGGAGCTGGCGGGCATCGGTCGGGTGCTGGCCGACAAGCTGGGGGTCGAGCTCATCGGCTTCGTCGCCGGTCACCAGGTGGAGGCCGTCGCCCGGGAGGCGGTGGAGCGCGGCTGCGACCGGGTGATCCTGATGGATCATCCGGCGCTGGCGGTCTACCGCAACGAGGCCTACTCCCGGGTGCTGACGCCGGCGATCCGCCAGGTGAAGCCGGAGATCTTCCTGCTGGGCGCCACCAGCACGGGCCGCGACCTGGCGGGCACCATCGCCACCACGCTGCAGACCGGGCTGACGGCGGACTGCACCCAGCTCGACGTGGACCCCGAAACGAGGCTGCTGGACGCGATCCGGCCGGCGTTCCTCGAGAAGCAGCTGGCGGTGATCCTCTGCAAGAAGCACCGGCCCCAGATGGCCACGGTGCGGCCGAAGATGATGGAGCCCGCGCCGCGCCAGCCCGGGCGGAGCGGCGAGATCGTCCGCTTCCCCGTGGACCTGGACGAACGCAGCCTGCGCACCCAGGTGCTGGGCGTGATCGACGAGCCCGACCCCCAGGCCCAGCTGGAGCGGGCCGACGTGGTGGTGGCCGGCGGCCGCGGCTTCCAGGATCCGAAGAACCTCAAGCTGCTCTTCGACTTCGCCGAGGTGGTCGGCGGCGTCGTCGGGGCATCCCGCGCCATCGTCGACGCCGGTTGGATCGGCCGGGAGCACCAGGTGGGCCAGACGGGCCTGACCGTGCGGCCCAAGGTGTACTTCGCCTTCGGCATCTCCGGGGCCATCCAGCACACCGTGGGCATGCAGAACGCGGAACTGATCGTCGCGGTCAACAAGGACCCCCAGGCGCCGATCTTCAAGGTGGCCGACTTCGGCGTGGTCGGCGACCTGTTCCAGATCCTCCCCGCGCTGCAGGAGGAGCTGGCACGCCGGCTGGACCAGCTGGCGGACGAGGCTTCGGCGTCGGCGGGCGCGGCCGGAGGCGGCGAGGCCCAGGAAGGCGCGGCCGCGGCGGCCCGGGCGGGCGCCTGA
- a CDS encoding electron transfer flavoprotein subunit beta/FixA family protein: protein MHVVVCLKQVPDSSEMRINPKTGTLVRQGVTSIINPYDVHALEAALQIKDQFGGEVTVVSMGPPFFEQSLKEAVAVGADRTILVSDRAMAGADTFATSRVLAEAIRRIEREFGPVDLICCGRQTIDGDTGQVGPGIAARLDIPVLTYVIRIREVNPQGRYIVVERKVEGGRQVVRSTLPALLTVEKELNELRYASLPGMLRAARHKPIVWNRETLGLDRTEVGLLGSPTIVAKSFTPPERKRDTVMIDGSDPRRAARELADRLLAHPTFRKAVLESRRAAAMAAAMAQGAGGAAGSSGDR from the coding sequence ATGCACGTGGTGGTCTGCCTCAAGCAGGTGCCCGACAGCTCCGAGATGCGCATCAACCCCAAGACGGGCACCCTGGTGCGCCAGGGCGTGACCTCGATCATCAACCCCTACGACGTCCACGCCCTGGAGGCGGCCCTGCAGATCAAGGACCAGTTCGGCGGCGAGGTGACGGTGGTCAGCATGGGCCCCCCCTTCTTCGAGCAGTCGCTCAAGGAGGCGGTGGCGGTGGGGGCCGACCGCACCATCCTGGTCAGCGACCGGGCGATGGCCGGCGCGGACACCTTCGCCACCAGCCGGGTCCTCGCCGAGGCCATCCGGCGCATCGAACGGGAGTTCGGGCCCGTGGACCTGATCTGCTGCGGCCGGCAGACCATCGACGGCGACACGGGGCAGGTCGGGCCGGGGATCGCCGCGCGCCTGGACATCCCGGTGCTGACCTACGTGATCCGCATCCGGGAGGTCAACCCCCAGGGGCGCTACATCGTGGTCGAGCGCAAGGTGGAGGGCGGCCGCCAGGTGGTGCGCTCGACGCTGCCCGCCCTGCTGACCGTCGAGAAGGAGCTCAACGAGCTGCGCTACGCCTCCCTGCCCGGCATGCTGCGGGCGGCGCGGCACAAGCCCATCGTCTGGAACCGCGAGACCCTGGGGCTCGACCGCACCGAGGTGGGGCTGCTGGGGTCGCCCACCATCGTGGCCAAGTCCTTCACCCCGCCGGAGCGGAAGCGGGACACGGTGATGATCGACGGCAGCGACCCGCGGCGGGCCGCCCGGGAGCTGGCCGACCGGCTGCTGGCGCACCCCACCTTCCGCAAGGCGGTGTTGGAGAGCCGACGCGCCGCCGCCATGGCGGCGGCCATGGCCCAGGGGGCGGGTGGCGCGGCCGGTTCGTCCGGCGATCGCTGA
- a CDS encoding nicotinate phosphoribosyltransferase → MASAGEPETPATQGRVDSFATLDAVRPGPGRLHSATHEEIRRGATTDVYFVKTYEVLRHLGALDTPVTADVFANRAGILCGVEEVLELLRGLPVAVWAADEGQPVEAGQVVLRIQGPYGAFGLYETALLGMLASATGWATAARQVKEAAGETPVICFGARHVHPAVAPVMERAAVVGGMDGASCILGARLAGRDPVGTLPHAVMLIAGDTLTVAEAADRVFPPQEGRVVLVDTFQDEAVEAVRVAAAMGRRLAAVRLDTPSERGGVTPGLVREVKARLAQAGFGHVRVFVSGGITPERIPPLKAAGADAFGVGSYVAAAPPVDMTMDIKEVAGRPVAKRGRIPGAPADPRLRRRL, encoded by the coding sequence ATGGCATCGGCCGGTGAACCCGAGACCCCGGCGACGCAGGGCCGCGTCGACTCCTTCGCGACGCTGGACGCGGTGCGCCCCGGCCCGGGGCGGCTGCACTCGGCGACCCACGAGGAGATCCGGCGCGGCGCGACCACCGACGTCTACTTCGTCAAGACCTACGAGGTGCTCCGCCACCTGGGGGCCCTGGACACGCCGGTGACGGCGGACGTCTTCGCCAACCGGGCGGGGATCCTCTGCGGCGTGGAGGAGGTCCTGGAGCTGCTCCGCGGGCTGCCGGTGGCGGTCTGGGCCGCCGACGAGGGGCAACCGGTGGAGGCCGGCCAGGTGGTGCTGCGCATCCAGGGACCGTACGGCGCCTTCGGCCTGTACGAGACGGCGCTGCTCGGCATGCTCGCCTCGGCCACCGGGTGGGCTACGGCCGCCCGGCAGGTGAAGGAGGCGGCTGGGGAGACGCCGGTGATCTGCTTCGGCGCCCGGCACGTCCACCCCGCCGTGGCGCCGGTCATGGAGCGGGCCGCCGTGGTCGGCGGCATGGACGGCGCCAGCTGCATCCTGGGCGCCCGGCTGGCGGGACGGGACCCCGTGGGCACGCTGCCCCACGCGGTGATGCTGATCGCCGGCGACACGCTGACGGTGGCCGAGGCGGCGGACCGGGTGTTCCCGCCCCAGGAGGGTCGGGTGGTGCTGGTGGACACCTTCCAGGACGAGGCGGTGGAAGCCGTGCGGGTGGCGGCGGCCATGGGCCGTCGGCTGGCGGCGGTGCGGCTCGACACGCCGTCGGAGCGGGGCGGCGTCACCCCCGGCCTGGTCCGCGAGGTCAAGGCCCGGCTCGCCCAGGCCGGCTTCGGGCACGTCAGGGTGTTCGTGTCGGGCGGCATCACCCCCGAGCGCATCCCGCCGCTGAAGGCCGCGGGCGCCGATGCCTTCGGCGTCGGCAGCTACGTCGCCGCCGCGCCGCCGGTGGACATGACCATGGACATCAAAGAGGTGGCCGGCCGGCCGGTCGCCAAGCGCGGGCGCATCCCCGGCGCGCCCGCGGATCCACGCCTGCGCCGTCGCCTGTAG
- a CDS encoding pseudouridine synthase, translating to MPAERLQKLLSRAGIASRRRAEAWIAAGRVTVNGRPAVLGTRADPERDVIAIDGRPLGDLPRRLARKRYVLFHKPRGMVTTLRDPQGRPSVGDFCRRVGLAGLHPVGRLDVDSEGLLLLTDDGELTFALTHPRHEVDKVYHVLVRGPLEARRLRRLRDGVLLDDGPARARAARILRRRPGGGWVEVVLREGRKRQVRRMCRAVGWDVVRLVRVAVGPLRLGRLAPGRWRPLTRAEVRALREAAGLSADGDEPAPAPRGGRDEGGVGDHGIGR from the coding sequence GTGCCCGCCGAGCGACTGCAGAAGCTGCTGTCCCGCGCCGGGATCGCCTCCCGGCGGCGGGCGGAGGCGTGGATCGCCGCCGGCCGCGTCACCGTCAACGGCCGGCCCGCCGTGCTGGGGACGCGGGCGGACCCGGAGCGGGACGTGATCGCCATCGACGGGCGCCCTCTGGGCGATCTGCCCCGGCGCCTGGCCCGCAAGCGGTACGTGCTCTTCCACAAGCCGCGGGGCATGGTGACCACGCTGCGCGATCCCCAGGGGCGTCCCAGCGTGGGCGACTTCTGCCGCCGGGTGGGGCTCGCGGGTCTGCATCCCGTGGGCCGGCTGGACGTCGACAGCGAGGGCCTGCTGCTGCTCACCGACGACGGCGAGCTGACCTTCGCCCTGACCCACCCGCGCCACGAGGTGGACAAGGTCTACCACGTGCTGGTGCGCGGCCCGCTGGAGGCCCGGCGCCTGCGCCGGCTGCGGGACGGGGTGCTGCTGGACGACGGGCCGGCCCGCGCCCGGGCCGCCCGCATCCTGCGCCGGCGCCCCGGGGGCGGGTGGGTCGAGGTGGTGTTGCGGGAGGGCCGCAAGCGCCAGGTCCGGCGCATGTGCCGGGCGGTGGGCTGGGACGTGGTGCGGCTGGTGCGGGTGGCCGTGGGACCGTTGCGATTGGGCCGCCTGGCGCCGGGCCGCTGGCGGCCGTTGACCCGTGCCGAGGTCCGGGCCCTGCGGGAGGCGGCGGGCCTGTCGGCGGACGGGGACGAACCGGCCCCGGCCCCAAGGGGCGGCCGGGACGAGGGAGGCGTGGGCGACCATGGCATCGGCCGGTGA
- a CDS encoding RidA family protein — MSFERRLEELGLALPPVAPPVAAYVPGVLEDGWLYVSGQLPLREGQVLYRGKVGRDVTPDDGYAAARLCALNALAVVRAVAGSLDRVVRVVKVVGFVNSAPGFTGQPQVVNGASELLGQVFGERGRHARSAVGVAELPLDAAVEVEAVFRVEV, encoded by the coding sequence TTGTCCTTCGAACGCCGCTTGGAGGAACTCGGCCTCGCGCTTCCGCCCGTGGCGCCGCCGGTGGCTGCCTACGTGCCCGGCGTGCTGGAGGACGGGTGGCTCTACGTGTCGGGACAGCTGCCCCTGCGCGAGGGGCAGGTGCTCTACCGCGGCAAGGTGGGCCGTGACGTCACGCCGGACGACGGCTACGCCGCCGCGCGCCTCTGCGCCCTGAACGCCCTGGCCGTGGTGCGGGCGGTCGCCGGCTCGCTGGACCGCGTGGTGCGCGTGGTCAAGGTGGTCGGGTTCGTCAACAGCGCCCCCGGCTTCACCGGGCAGCCGCAGGTGGTCAACGGCGCCTCGGAGCTGCTCGGGCAGGTGTTCGGCGAGCGCGGACGCCACGCGCGCTCGGCGGTGGGGGTGGCGGAGCTGCCCCTGGATGCCGCCGTCGAGGTGGAGGCCGTCTTCCGCGTGGAGGTCTGA
- a CDS encoding spore maturation protein: protein MVWELVQLLSTWSIPALLVGIPIYGFLRGVRVYEAFVEGAKDGFWIGVQIIPYLVAILAAITAFRESGAMALLVHLAEPLLRPLGMPGEVLPLALVRPLSGGGAFGLMADLVRQHGPDSYIGRLATVMQGSTDTTFYILTVYFGSVCIRASRHALPVGLIADAVGILTSVLLVRALFG from the coding sequence GTGGTATGGGAACTGGTCCAGCTCCTCTCGACCTGGTCGATCCCGGCCCTCCTGGTGGGGATCCCCATCTACGGGTTCCTCCGCGGCGTCCGGGTGTACGAGGCCTTCGTCGAGGGGGCCAAGGACGGCTTCTGGATCGGGGTGCAGATCATCCCCTACCTGGTGGCGATCCTGGCGGCCATCACCGCCTTCCGCGAGTCGGGCGCCATGGCGCTGCTGGTCCACCTGGCCGAACCCCTCCTGCGCCCCCTGGGCATGCCGGGGGAGGTCCTCCCCCTCGCCCTGGTCCGGCCCCTCTCCGGGGGCGGCGCCTTCGGCCTGATGGCCGACCTGGTGCGCCAGCACGGGCCGGACTCGTACATCGGCCGGCTCGCCACCGTCATGCAGGGGAGCACCGACACCACCTTCTACATCCTCACCGTCTACTTCGGGTCCGTGTGCATCCGCGCCTCGCGCCACGCCCTGCCCGTCGGCCTGATCGCCGATGCCGTCGGCATCCTCACCTCGGTGCTGCTGGTCCGCGCCCTCTTCGGCTGA
- a CDS encoding nucleoside recognition domain-containing protein — protein MLDLIWLGLLIVGLAVAAATGRVEQVTEAVMASTQLAVETVIGFLGVTSLWLGLMKIAEEAGLVTAVARGLQPLMRRIFPTIPPGDPALGAVVMSVSANLLGVGPAATPLGLKAMQELQRINPHKHAASDAMVTFLALTTSGVTLVPATVIAVRAAAGSANPAEIVGPTLLASTVATVTALAADRLLRPLAPVPPPPPGADTADAPHPGAVDGAAGASGPGGDAPRRCDASPAAPPPDPSGPGPA, from the coding sequence GTGCTCGACCTGATCTGGCTGGGGCTGCTGATCGTGGGGTTGGCCGTGGCCGCCGCCACGGGGCGCGTCGAGCAGGTCACCGAGGCCGTCATGGCCTCGACGCAGCTGGCGGTGGAGACGGTCATCGGCTTCCTCGGCGTCACCTCCCTGTGGCTCGGCCTGATGAAGATCGCCGAGGAGGCCGGCCTGGTGACGGCGGTGGCCCGCGGGCTCCAACCCCTGATGCGCCGGATCTTCCCGACCATCCCGCCGGGGGATCCCGCCCTGGGGGCCGTGGTGATGAGCGTCAGCGCGAACCTGCTGGGCGTCGGGCCGGCGGCCACGCCCCTGGGGCTCAAGGCGATGCAGGAGCTGCAGCGCATCAACCCGCACAAGCACGCCGCCTCCGACGCCATGGTGACCTTCCTGGCGCTGACCACCTCGGGCGTCACCCTGGTGCCGGCCACCGTCATCGCCGTGCGGGCGGCGGCCGGGTCGGCCAATCCCGCCGAGATCGTGGGGCCCACGCTGCTCGCCAGCACCGTGGCCACCGTGACCGCCCTGGCGGCCGATCGGCTCCTGCGGCCCCTGGCCCCCGTGCCGCCCCCGCCGCCCGGTGCGGACACCGCGGACGCCCCGCACCCGGGGGCGGTGGACGGGGCCGCGGGAGCCTCCGGGCCCGGCGGTGACGCCCCGCGCCGCTGCGACGCGTCGCCGGCCGCCCCGCCGCCGGACCCGTCCGGCCCGGGCCCCGCCTGA
- a CDS encoding DEAD/DEAH box helicase — MALACWPELRRLWERRGVHYLGYQIEAARRAVEDLGGRAILADEVGLGKTIEAGLVTRELMARHGIRRVLVLVPTPLVSQWAAEFRDKFALPLAVNPRGAALQRAERIVTSLDLAKRDEQRRILQARPWDLVIVDEAHKLKNRNTQAHAFVRGLATRYLLLLSATPLQNDLTELYSLVSLVRPDLFGSYSEFWRNFLLDKRTPKDPQQLKQVLARVMIRNRRAELDLPFPAREVELVGLDPFPEERELYEAVLRAVREEYAERRLYHGTVLPLLTLQREVCSSSHALRATLERLAGSEGWQSLAWTRVRELARQVDENHKAQMLERLIHRLDEPVVVFTEFRATQDYLARRLRRAGIETVVYHGAMGAAERDAATARFRRGARVLISTECGGQGVNLQFCRNVVNYDLPWNPMRVEQRIGRVHRLGQRAESVRVFNLYARRTIEEYILRLLDEKINLFRQVIGEIDLILRSLDREKSIEARIAEITLSSRDDAEMAARFERFGNELAAFMERVRRRTLAWMGSG, encoded by the coding sequence ATGGCCCTCGCCTGCTGGCCGGAGCTGCGACGGCTCTGGGAGCGCCGGGGCGTGCACTACCTGGGATACCAGATCGAGGCCGCCCGGCGCGCGGTGGAGGACCTGGGGGGCCGGGCCATCCTGGCCGACGAGGTCGGCCTCGGCAAGACCATCGAAGCCGGGCTGGTCACCCGCGAGCTCATGGCGCGCCACGGCATCCGCCGCGTGCTGGTGCTGGTTCCCACGCCGCTGGTCAGCCAGTGGGCCGCGGAGTTCCGGGACAAGTTCGCCCTCCCCCTGGCCGTCAACCCGCGGGGAGCGGCCCTCCAGCGCGCCGAGCGGATCGTGACCTCCCTCGACCTGGCCAAGCGGGACGAGCAGCGCCGCATCCTCCAGGCGCGCCCCTGGGACCTGGTGATCGTGGACGAGGCCCACAAGCTGAAGAATCGCAACACCCAGGCCCACGCCTTCGTCCGCGGGCTCGCGACCCGCTACCTGCTGCTGCTCTCCGCCACCCCCCTGCAAAACGACCTGACGGAGCTCTACAGCCTGGTGAGCCTGGTGCGGCCGGACCTCTTCGGGTCCTACAGCGAGTTCTGGCGCAACTTCCTCCTGGACAAGCGGACCCCCAAGGACCCGCAGCAGCTCAAGCAGGTGCTGGCCCGGGTGATGATCCGCAACCGGCGGGCCGAGCTGGACCTGCCCTTCCCGGCCCGGGAGGTGGAGCTGGTCGGGCTGGACCCCTTCCCCGAGGAGCGCGAGCTCTACGAGGCCGTCCTGCGGGCGGTGCGCGAGGAGTACGCCGAGCGCCGGCTGTACCACGGCACGGTGCTCCCGCTGCTCACCCTGCAGCGCGAGGTCTGCTCCAGCTCCCACGCCCTGCGCGCCACCCTGGAACGGCTGGCGGGCAGCGAGGGGTGGCAGTCGCTGGCCTGGACCCGCGTGCGCGAGCTGGCCCGCCAGGTGGACGAGAACCACAAGGCCCAGATGCTGGAGCGGCTGATCCACCGGCTGGACGAGCCGGTGGTGGTCTTCACCGAGTTCCGCGCCACCCAGGACTACCTGGCCCGGCGCCTGCGCCGGGCGGGGATCGAGACCGTGGTCTACCACGGGGCCATGGGGGCGGCGGAGCGGGACGCCGCCACCGCCCGCTTCCGGCGGGGCGCGCGGGTGCTGATCAGCACCGAGTGCGGCGGACAGGGGGTCAACCTGCAGTTCTGCCGCAACGTGGTCAACTACGACCTGCCCTGGAACCCCATGCGGGTCGAGCAGCGCATCGGCCGCGTCCACCGCCTGGGACAGCGGGCGGAGTCCGTGCGGGTCTTCAACCTCTACGCCCGCCGCACCATCGAGGAGTACATCCTGCGCCTCCTGGATGAGAAGATCAACCTGTTCCGCCAGGTGATCGGCGAGATCGACCTGATCCTGCGCAGCCTGGACCGGGAGAAGTCCATCGAGGCGCGCATCGCCGAGATCACCCTCTCCTCCCGGGACGACGCCGAGATGGCGGCGCGGTTCGAACGCTTCGGCAACGAGCTGGCGGCCTTCATGGAACGGGTGCGCCGGCGCACCCTGGCCTGGATGGGCTCCGGTTAG